A DNA window from Pyrus communis chromosome 3, drPyrComm1.1, whole genome shotgun sequence contains the following coding sequences:
- the LOC137727542 gene encoding protein TRACHEARY ELEMENT DIFFERENTIATION-RELATED 7A-like — MANPNTTPPPTSAAKPPSYSTPPPPSPGAKPPSHSTPPPTPSAKPPSQSTPPPPLAAKPPRPSIPPPPPSTKPPRPSIPPPPPPPAAKPPPPSIPPPPPSAKPPRPSIPPPPPPGAKPPSPSTPPPPPYQPFRPPPPPHVHPPPPQLPPPSPSPDNNPTVIVIVFISFGSVFFLAFLAVSLLCFIKRRKKKTIQETNFIHIDKHRKMKEAIVEGPNGPQAVVLSVEDDVHVDEEIRKNETIAHEGLHGEVKSSDVQSDTEIINVGEHRNVKEDIEGPHGSKAVVLTVKDDVHIDEIIRKNEKVGKGLHGNAEAVKID; from the coding sequence ATGGCCAATCCAAATACAACTCCACCACCAACTTCAGCAGCAAAGCCGCCAAGTTACTCAACCCCACCACCACCGTCCCCGGGGGCAAAGCCTCCAAGTCACTCAACCCCACCGCCAACTCCATCAGCAAAACCACCAAGTCAATCAACCCCACCACCACCTCTGGCTGCGAAGCCACCACGTCCGTCAATCCCACCGCCACCTCCGTCAACAAAGCCGCCACGTCCATCaatcccaccaccaccaccacctccggCTGCGAAGCCACCACCTCCGTCAATCCCACCGCCACCTCCGTCAGCAAAGCCGCCACGTCCATCaatcccaccaccaccacccccggGGGCAAAACCTCCAAGCCCCTCAACCCCACCGCCACCACCATATCAACCATTTAGGCCACCGCCCCCACCTCATGTACATCCTCCGCCACCGCAGCTGCCACCACCATCCCCATCACCGGACAATAATCCCACCGTCATAGTCATTGTGTTCATCTCATTCGGTTCTGTTTTCTTCCTTGCATTCCTTGCAGTTTCCCTGCTTTGTTTCATcaagaggagaaagaagaagacaatCCAAGAAACCAACTTCATTCACATTGACAAACACCGGAAGATGAAGGAAGCAATTGTAGAAGGTCCCAACGGACCGCAAGCCGTGGTGTTGTCGGTCGAGGATGATGTCCACGTCGACGAGGAGATAAGGAAGAATGAGACAATTGCTCACGAGGGGTTGCATGGAGAAGTAAAGAGTTCAGATGTCCAGTCGGATACTGAAATCATTAACGTCGGCGAACATCGGAACGTGAAGGAAGACATAGAAGGTCCGCATGGATCGAAAGCTGTGGTGTTAACAGTCAAAGACGATGTTCATATCGATGAAATAATAAGGAAGAACGAGAAGGTTGGTAAAGGTTTGCATGGCAATGCAGAGGCAGTGAAAATTGATTAG
- the LOC137729892 gene encoding stearoyl-[acyl-carrier-protein] 9-desaturase 6, chloroplastic, producing MQTLLYIDTNTLARPPLGHTPTHHRLTPPNPTIKFRSTPRVSAVATTSPTPLTLQKAHSLPPEKVELFKSLEGWAEQHVLPFLKPVDQCWQPSTFLPDSSLPEEEFLDQVRALRDRTSELPDEYFVALVGDMITEDALPTYQTMVNGLDGVKDETGSSPSAWARWNRSWTAEENRHGDLLRTYLYLSGRVDMLKIDRTVQHLIAAGMNPGTENNPYLGFVYTSFQERATFVSHGNTARLAKEGGDPVLARICGTIASDERRHEMAYAKIIEKLLEVDPNGAMVAIGDMMRKKITMPAHLMYDGEDPKIFEHFAAVAQRIGVYTADDYADILEFLIGRWKLEKLEGLAAEGARAQDFVCGLAPRIRRLQERADEQARKMAPQAVKFSWIFNKELAL from the exons ATGCAGACCTTGCTCTACATTGACACCAACACTCTTGCAAGGCCTCCACTTGGCCACACCCCAACCCACCACCGCCTCACTCCACCAAACCCCACCATCAAATTCCGATCAACACCCAGAGTCTCCGCCGTGGCCACAACTTCCCCGACACCTCTAACTCTGCAGAAGGCCCACTCACTGCCGCCTGAAAAAGTTGAGCTGTTCAAGTCGCTAGAGGGTTGGGCCGAGCAACACGTCCTCCCTTTCCTAAAACCGGTGGATCAGTGTTGGCAACCTAGCACCTTCTTGCCCGACTCATCACTTCCGGAAGAAGAGTTTCTGGATCAGGTTCGAGCCCTCCGTGATCGAACCAGCGAGCTCCCTGACGAGTACTTTGTGGCGCTCGTGGGGGACATGATTACTGAGGACGCGTTGCCCACTTATCAAACCATGGTAAATGGGCTAGACGGAGTGAAGGATGAGACTGGTTCTAGCCCGAGCGCGTGGGCTCGATGGAATCGGTCTTGGACGGCTGAGGAGAACAGACATGGGGATCTGCTCCGCACATATCTTTACTTGTCGGGTCGGGTCGATATGCTCAAGATCGACAGAACCGTGCAACATCTCATTGCAGCCGGCATG AATCCAGGGACagagaacaatccctacttggGGTTCGTGTACACGTCGTTCCAAGAGCGAGCCACGTTCGTATCGCACGGCAACACAGCTCGGCTCGCCAAAGAGGGCGGCGATCCAGTGCTCGCGCGCATTTGCGGCACCATTGCATCCGACGAAAGGCGCCACGAGATGGCCTACGCCAAGATCATTGAGAAGCTCCTCGAAGTGGACCCCAACGGAGCAATGGTGGCGATCGGCGACATGATGCGGAAGAAGATCACGATGCCGGCGCACCTTATGTACGATGGGGAAGACCCGAAGATATTCGAGCACTTCGCGGCGGTGGCCCAGCGGATCGGCGTGTACACGGCGGACGATTACGCGGATATCTTGGAGTTTTTGATCGGACGGTGGAAGTTGGAGAAGCTGGAGGGATTGGCGGCAGAAGGTGCTCGAGCACAGGATTTCGTGTGTGGGCTGGCACCGAGAATTAGAAGGCTTCAGGAACGGGCGGATGAGCAAGCACGGAAGATGGCGCCGCAGGCGGTTAAGTTTAGCTGGATCTTTAATAAAGAGTTGGCCTTGTAA
- the LOC137729659 gene encoding uncharacterized protein: protein MATLDLTSQSDNLSASRSSPPSSTSPQTTFPSLISLSTSHPSDPHCSFTAQRQPRPPAPLTSLISLDFFIQIPVHCAPILPQIRLQLATVALIFEVQRSARSEARKEEARKQELEDKAQQSFVKERGLMKAST from the exons ATGGCGACTCTCGACCTCACCTCACAGTCAGACAACCTCAGTGCATCACGGTCCTCACCACCCTCCTCGACCTCACCTCAGACAACCTTTCCGTCTCTGATCTCTCTCTCGACTTCTCATCCCTCAGACCCTCACTGTTCCTTCACGGCACAGAGACAGCCACGGCCACCGGCGCCGCTCACATCTCTGATCTCTCTCGACTTTTTCATCCAGATTCCAGTGCATTGTGCACCGATTCTCCCCCAAATCAG GTTGCAACTTGCAACAGTTGCTTTGATATTTGAAGTACAAAGAAGTGCTAGGTCAGaagcaagaaaagaggaagcaCGCAAGCAAGAACTGGAG GACAAAGCGCAACAATCTTTTGTGAAGGAGCGCGGATTGATGAAAGCAAGTACCTAA